From the genome of Panulirus ornatus isolate Po-2019 chromosome 51, ASM3632096v1, whole genome shotgun sequence, one region includes:
- the LOC139764763 gene encoding uncharacterized protein isoform X2, translating to MGTCYHNQACRQAGGAPSGSCPTGGVCCVFPVVCGGTVIQNRTWFVNRDFPGKSRDSGECLITIKKSISEVRQVRLDFQQLELEGPRRGRCVGDSLAVIRANTSTHTNNATSTVLQVAPSLCGNNTGQHVYVEMDDREVGVRVVLDSNGLSRQALPPRQWRVLITQLDNQNAAPPGCLQYHREAFSQVRSLNYGEDFRDDLNYDICFSRLARSQKTDESCSRTFSTVELDQPLSYRHQRDLHINKRSAEIRELGNHSPPIQAIPDEKDVHEAFSDVISLVSKTVQEVQSGADLRDSVSQNSVNQNYIINPLPLVQSYSTLKTSSDNQDYITTTKVESSDQSPTKATEQEENMVTESVAEVLPILYSEGNEAVISQIQRVVQQLQQQHLGITADNDQDSLIFSDVDEPLVQFTTYSPPSLSDAMVDEVDMNEETRNEDQVLMQPDVAESNTNNSDGINELHDNFFKEEIVVETVITPHGPVLMLQNGASITSHKSSNTSSTEGQTTSDNDTSAFDVNPGISNEGLAISDEGSEMASDEDPTASEESLAASDNKGLVTHDEVPAASDEGSATAAPDDDLATSVPDKDLATVFPSEDQATAFPSKELTTFPSKVLTTTFLDEDLTAAFLEDQAITFPSNESSVTDVSPGISNEGLAISDEGLETAFHEDPTTSEENLAASDNKGLVTHDEVPAASDEGSATVTPDDDLATSVPNKDLATVFHNEDQATAFPIKDLTTIFPSKDLATAFPDEDLATVFSDEDLATILLDDSLATAFPDEDMAITSTDEGLTAASSNESLAVTTDEGLAAVSPDDSLTAASPYEGLAATSDDGPVIVSNVGITTASPEEGPAVTSEEGLAATFEAGSTTISPDDFATAPDKNFVIISDGSTADSDKDPATASLDKGVPVTISLDEGPTTASSIESLATSPAKEGLAAGSGEDLAEASYNKSPATGSSDMGLVTASSVEGLTVASSDEGLTAAFSDEGLTSTFYDEGSTSASLTEDLTTVSIVETSTVDALVEDLTVASTESLTEPSFIKYPVIASLDKGSAAAALSEDLTTSLNKGQATSDEESTTNESPTTSSNGGILGLKQTSVIVDQADFEGNVDDVDLMIEKMKDQFLTNYLVNDYQLPPEMDIEYDYDNEHYGDGGLNIMLDKNSGEDSKIPEAEMGNDGTKKVAPTEDGNPPTTDMDTDEESITSVVNLTGDLFLVSASNGASNHTNTSGITSALDITNSTYLASGLDPTSSLDTGNALAELTVVDPERVQVHGNLVIMDHSEDHMVGEEATVKIGNQSAVTPHPLNAEDEGSDDEHGEDLLMSLIEPEVVNLESGSILTHDPVEGTDPDTFSNTNLESIQDLGDGIHWLILSDSAAVDDGAASSVLTVPPEIIITSGIGFGSSSTDQYDLPVTTKLESSTALPNEIGILGEENDRETSTHSDVHGGENVKESQEESILGMAVELAGDDITEVVGEGSVRRCSQKREHNKRKHRHIYRGS from the exons ATGGGCACCTGCTACCATAACCAGGCCTGTCGCCAGGCTGGTGGTGCTCCCTCTGGCTCCTGCCCTACAGGAGGTGTCTGCTGTGTCT TCCCAGTTGTGTGTGGAGGAACTGTGATCCAGAACAGGACTTGGTTTGTAAATAGAGATTTCCCAGGCAAGTCACGTGACTCTGGTGAGTGCCTCATCACCATTAAGAAGTCCATCTCCGAG GTACGCCAGGTGCGTTTGGACTTCCAGCAACTAGAGCTGGAGGGTCCACGtcgtggtagatgtgttggagATTCTCTAGCAGTCATCCGAGCTAACACCAGCACCCATACCAACAATGCCACAAGCACAGTGCTCCAGGTAGCACCATCTCTTTGTGGCAACAACACTGGCCAGCATG TGTATGTCGAAATGGACGATAGGGAGGTGGGAGTGCGGGTTGTGCTCGATTCTAATGGTCTTTCCCGTCAGGCCTTGCCTCCACGTCAGTGGAGGGTCCTGATCACTCAGCTTGACAATCAAAATGCAG CTCCACCAGGATGTCTTCAGTACCATCGAGAAGCATTCTCTCAAGTGAGGTCCCTCAACTATGGTGAGGATTTCAGGGATGACCTCAACTATGACATATGCttcagtagactggccag ATCACAAAAGACAGATGAATCTTGCAGCCGTACATTCTCCACTGTAGAACTAGACCAGCCGCTCTCTTACCGCCACCAACGTGACCTCCATATTAATAAGCGAAGTGCAGAAATTCGTGAATTGGGAAACCACAGCCCACCTATACAAGCCATCCCTGATGAAAAGGATGTTCATGAAGCTTTCTCTGATGTCATCAGTCTTGTGTCAAAAACAGTGCAAGAGGTGCAGTCAGGGGCTGATCTGAGAGATAGTGTTAGTCAAAATAGTGTTAATCAAAATTATATCATCAATCCTCTCCCACTAGTCCAGTCATACAGTACATTGAAAACCAGCAGTGACAACCAAGATTATATTACCACCACAAAAGTGGAGTCAAGTGACCAAAGCCCAACAAAAGCCACTGAGCAGGAAGAGAACATGGTGACAGAGAGTGTAGCAGAAGTCCTTCCCATTCTCTATTCTGAGGGTAATGAGGCAGTCATCAGCCAAATCCAACGTGTAGTCcagcagctacaacagcagcATCTGGGAATTACTGCAGACAATGACCAGGATTCACTCATTTTTTCTGATGTGGATGAACCACTGGTACAATTTACAACCTATAGTCCCCCTAGTCTAAGTGATGCTATGGTAGATGAAGTAGACATGAATGAGGAAACTAGAAATGAAGACCAAGTTTTGATGCAGCCAGATGTAGCAGAGTCAAACACAAATAATTCCGATGGTATTAATGAATTACATGATAACTTTTTTAAAGAGGAAATTGTGGTTGAGACTGTGATTACTCCACATGGTCCAGTGTTGATGCTTCAAAATGGTGCCTCAATCACATCTCATAAGAGCTCAAATACTTCATCGACTGAAGGTCAGACGACATCTGATAATGACACTTCAGCATTCGATGTGAATCCAGGAATTTCTAATGAAGGGCTTGCAATTTCTGATGAAGGCTCGGAAATGGCTTCCGATGAGGACCCAACCGCTTCTGAAGAAAGCCTGGCAGCTTCTGACAACAAGGGTCTGGTAACCCATGATGAGGTCCCAGCAGCTTCTGATGAGGGTTCAGCAACTGCCGCTCCTGATGATGACCTGGCAACATCTGTTCCTGATAAGGACCTGGCAACAGTTTTTCCCAGTGAGGACCAGGCAACAGCTTTTCCCAGTAAGGAACTAACAACTTTTCCTAGTAAAGTCCTAACAACAACTTTTCTTGATGAGGACCTGACAGCAGCTTTTCTTGAGGACCAAGCAATAACTTTTCCCAGTAATGAAAGTTCAGTAACCGATGTGAGTCCAGGGATTTCTAATGAAGGGCTTGCAATTTCTGATGAAGGCTTGGAAACAGCTTTCCATGAGGACCCAACCACTTCTGAAGAAAACCTAGCAGCTTCTGACAACAAGGGTCTGGTAACCCATGACGAGGTCCCAGCAGCTTCTGATGAGGGTTCAGCAACTGTTACTCCTGATGATGACCTGGCAACATCTGTTCCTAATAAGGACCTGGCAACAGTTTTCCACAATGAGGACCAGGCAACAGCTTTTCCCATTAAGGACCTAACAACAATTTTTCCTAGTAAGGACCTGGCAACAGCTTTTCCTGATGAGGACCTAGCAACAGTCTTTTCTGACGAAGATCTAGCAACAATCTTACTTGATGACAGCTTGGCAACAGCTTTTCCTGATGAGGACATGGCAATAACTTCCACTGATGAGGGTCTGACAGCAGCTTCTTCTAATGAGAGCCTGGCAGTAACTACTGATGAAGGCCTTGCAGCAGTTTCCCCTGATGACAGCCTGACAGCAGCTTCTCCTTATGAGGGCTTAGCAGCAACTTCTGATGACGGCCCAGTAATAGTTTCCAATGTTGGCATAACAACAGCTTCTCCTGAAGAGGGCCCAGCAGTAACTTCTGAAGAGGGGTTAGCAGCAACATTTGAAGCGGGTTCAACTACTATTTCTCCTGATGACTTTGCAACGGCTCCTGATAAGAACTTTGTAATAATTTCTGATGGCTCAACAGCGGATTCTGACAAGGACCCAGCAACGGCTTCTCTTGACAAGGGGGTCCCAGTAACAATTTCTCTTGACGAGGGCCCAACAACTGCTTCTTCAATTGAGAGTCTAGCAACAAGCCCAGCTAAGGAGGGTCTAGCAGCAGGATCTGGTGAGGACCTAGCTGAAGCTTCATACAATAAAAGTCCAGCAACAGGTTCCTCAGACATGGGCTTGGTAACTGCTTCCTCAGTTGAGGGCCTGACAGTAGCATCCTCTGATGAAGGTTTAACTGCAGCTTTCTCAGATGAGGGTCTTACATCAACCTTCTATGATGAAGGTTCAACATCAGCTTCCTTAACTGAGGACCTGACAACAGTTTCCATTGTTGAAACCTCGACAGTAGATGCCTTAGTTGAGGACCTGACAGTGGCTTCAACTGAAAGCTTGACTGAACCATCCTTTATCAAGTACCCAGTAATAGCTTCCTTGGACAAGGGATCTGCAGCAGCAGCTTTATCTGAGGACCTGACAACTTCCTTAAACAAGGGCCAGGCAACTTCTGATGAGGAGTCAACAACTAATGAGAGCCCAACAACTTCAAGCAATGGAGGCATTTTAGGGCTGAAGCAGACCTCTGTAATAGTTGATCAAGCAGACTTTGAAGGAAATGTGGATGATGTGGATTTGAtgatagaaaaaatgaaagaccAGTTCCTTACAAACTATTTGGTGAATGATTATCAGCTTCCACCTGAAATGGACAtagaatatgattatgataatgagcaTTATGGAGATGGGGGCCTGAATATCATGTTAGATAAAAATTCAGGAGAGGACAGTAAGATACCAGAGGCAGAAATGGGGAATGATGGCACAAAAAAAGTGGCACCAACTGAAGATGGTAATCCTCCAACCACAGATATGGATACAGATGAAGAGTCCATAACAAGTGTTGTAAATTTGACAGGAGACTTGTTTCTTGTTAGTGCTTCAAACGGTGCTTCAAACCATACAAATACTTCAGGTATTACTAGTGCCTTGGATATAACAAACAGCACATATCTTGCCAGTGGCTTGGATCCCACCAGCAGCTTGGACACTGGAAATGCCCTTGCCGAGCTTACTGTGGTGGACCCTGAGAGAGTGCAGGTGCATGGGAATCTGGTTATCATGGACCACTCTGAGGATCATATGGTTGGTGAGGAGGCTACAGTGAAGATTGGAAACCAAAGTGCTGTTACACCTCATCCACTAAATGCTGaggatgaaggaagtgatgatGAGCATGGGGAGGATTTGCTCATGAGTCTCATTGAGCCTGAAGTGGTAAATCTTGAATCAGGCAGTATATTGACACATGATCCAGTGGAAGGAACTGACCCTGACACCTTCTCTAACACCAATCTAGAAAGTATCCAGGATCTTGGTGATGGCATCCACTGGCTTATTTTGAGTGACAGTGCAGCAGTGGATGATGGAGCTGCCAGTTCTGTACTTACAGTTCCTCCTGAGATTATCATTACCTCTGGCATTGGCTTTGGCTCTAGTAGCACAGATCAATATGACCTTCCTGTAACAACTAAGCTTGAAAGCAGCACTGCACTGCCAAATGAAATCGGAATACTTGGAGAGGAGAATGACAGGGAGACATCAACACACAGTGATGTGCATGGAGGAGAAAATGTTAAGGAATCTCAAGAAGAAAGCATTCTAGGAATGGCTGTGGAGTTGGCTGGTGATGACATTACAGAGGTGGTTGGAGAAGGCAGTGTCAGGAGATGCAGCCAAAAAAGAGAACACAACAAAAGAAAGCACAGACACATTTACAGAGGTAGttga
- the LOC139764763 gene encoding uncharacterized protein isoform X1 has product MEKHLVWAFVWLVVGVVDPLPVDDREAKGFIGFSLFPPPARVEPLECVAADPLLTMGTCYHNQACRQAGGAPSGSCPTGGVCCVFPVVCGGTVIQNRTWFVNRDFPGKSRDSGECLITIKKSISEVRQVRLDFQQLELEGPRRGRCVGDSLAVIRANTSTHTNNATSTVLQVAPSLCGNNTGQHVYVEMDDREVGVRVVLDSNGLSRQALPPRQWRVLITQLDNQNAAPPGCLQYHREAFSQVRSLNYGEDFRDDLNYDICFSRLARSQKTDESCSRTFSTVELDQPLSYRHQRDLHINKRSAEIRELGNHSPPIQAIPDEKDVHEAFSDVISLVSKTVQEVQSGADLRDSVSQNSVNQNYIINPLPLVQSYSTLKTSSDNQDYITTTKVESSDQSPTKATEQEENMVTESVAEVLPILYSEGNEAVISQIQRVVQQLQQQHLGITADNDQDSLIFSDVDEPLVQFTTYSPPSLSDAMVDEVDMNEETRNEDQVLMQPDVAESNTNNSDGINELHDNFFKEEIVVETVITPHGPVLMLQNGASITSHKSSNTSSTEGQTTSDNDTSAFDVNPGISNEGLAISDEGSEMASDEDPTASEESLAASDNKGLVTHDEVPAASDEGSATAAPDDDLATSVPDKDLATVFPSEDQATAFPSKELTTFPSKVLTTTFLDEDLTAAFLEDQAITFPSNESSVTDVSPGISNEGLAISDEGLETAFHEDPTTSEENLAASDNKGLVTHDEVPAASDEGSATVTPDDDLATSVPNKDLATVFHNEDQATAFPIKDLTTIFPSKDLATAFPDEDLATVFSDEDLATILLDDSLATAFPDEDMAITSTDEGLTAASSNESLAVTTDEGLAAVSPDDSLTAASPYEGLAATSDDGPVIVSNVGITTASPEEGPAVTSEEGLAATFEAGSTTISPDDFATAPDKNFVIISDGSTADSDKDPATASLDKGVPVTISLDEGPTTASSIESLATSPAKEGLAAGSGEDLAEASYNKSPATGSSDMGLVTASSVEGLTVASSDEGLTAAFSDEGLTSTFYDEGSTSASLTEDLTTVSIVETSTVDALVEDLTVASTESLTEPSFIKYPVIASLDKGSAAAALSEDLTTSLNKGQATSDEESTTNESPTTSSNGGILGLKQTSVIVDQADFEGNVDDVDLMIEKMKDQFLTNYLVNDYQLPPEMDIEYDYDNEHYGDGGLNIMLDKNSGEDSKIPEAEMGNDGTKKVAPTEDGNPPTTDMDTDEESITSVVNLTGDLFLVSASNGASNHTNTSGITSALDITNSTYLASGLDPTSSLDTGNALAELTVVDPERVQVHGNLVIMDHSEDHMVGEEATVKIGNQSAVTPHPLNAEDEGSDDEHGEDLLMSLIEPEVVNLESGSILTHDPVEGTDPDTFSNTNLESIQDLGDGIHWLILSDSAAVDDGAASSVLTVPPEIIITSGIGFGSSSTDQYDLPVTTKLESSTALPNEIGILGEENDRETSTHSDVHGGENVKESQEESILGMAVELAGDDITEVVGEGSVRRCSQKREHNKRKHRHIYRGS; this is encoded by the exons TTGGGTTCTCGCTGTTCCCGCCGCCGGCCAGGGTGGAGCCTTTGGAGTGCGTGGCAGCCGACCCCTTGCTGACCATGGGCACCTGCTACCATAACCAGGCCTGTCGCCAGGCTGGTGGTGCTCCCTCTGGCTCCTGCCCTACAGGAGGTGTCTGCTGTGTCT TCCCAGTTGTGTGTGGAGGAACTGTGATCCAGAACAGGACTTGGTTTGTAAATAGAGATTTCCCAGGCAAGTCACGTGACTCTGGTGAGTGCCTCATCACCATTAAGAAGTCCATCTCCGAG GTACGCCAGGTGCGTTTGGACTTCCAGCAACTAGAGCTGGAGGGTCCACGtcgtggtagatgtgttggagATTCTCTAGCAGTCATCCGAGCTAACACCAGCACCCATACCAACAATGCCACAAGCACAGTGCTCCAGGTAGCACCATCTCTTTGTGGCAACAACACTGGCCAGCATG TGTATGTCGAAATGGACGATAGGGAGGTGGGAGTGCGGGTTGTGCTCGATTCTAATGGTCTTTCCCGTCAGGCCTTGCCTCCACGTCAGTGGAGGGTCCTGATCACTCAGCTTGACAATCAAAATGCAG CTCCACCAGGATGTCTTCAGTACCATCGAGAAGCATTCTCTCAAGTGAGGTCCCTCAACTATGGTGAGGATTTCAGGGATGACCTCAACTATGACATATGCttcagtagactggccag ATCACAAAAGACAGATGAATCTTGCAGCCGTACATTCTCCACTGTAGAACTAGACCAGCCGCTCTCTTACCGCCACCAACGTGACCTCCATATTAATAAGCGAAGTGCAGAAATTCGTGAATTGGGAAACCACAGCCCACCTATACAAGCCATCCCTGATGAAAAGGATGTTCATGAAGCTTTCTCTGATGTCATCAGTCTTGTGTCAAAAACAGTGCAAGAGGTGCAGTCAGGGGCTGATCTGAGAGATAGTGTTAGTCAAAATAGTGTTAATCAAAATTATATCATCAATCCTCTCCCACTAGTCCAGTCATACAGTACATTGAAAACCAGCAGTGACAACCAAGATTATATTACCACCACAAAAGTGGAGTCAAGTGACCAAAGCCCAACAAAAGCCACTGAGCAGGAAGAGAACATGGTGACAGAGAGTGTAGCAGAAGTCCTTCCCATTCTCTATTCTGAGGGTAATGAGGCAGTCATCAGCCAAATCCAACGTGTAGTCcagcagctacaacagcagcATCTGGGAATTACTGCAGACAATGACCAGGATTCACTCATTTTTTCTGATGTGGATGAACCACTGGTACAATTTACAACCTATAGTCCCCCTAGTCTAAGTGATGCTATGGTAGATGAAGTAGACATGAATGAGGAAACTAGAAATGAAGACCAAGTTTTGATGCAGCCAGATGTAGCAGAGTCAAACACAAATAATTCCGATGGTATTAATGAATTACATGATAACTTTTTTAAAGAGGAAATTGTGGTTGAGACTGTGATTACTCCACATGGTCCAGTGTTGATGCTTCAAAATGGTGCCTCAATCACATCTCATAAGAGCTCAAATACTTCATCGACTGAAGGTCAGACGACATCTGATAATGACACTTCAGCATTCGATGTGAATCCAGGAATTTCTAATGAAGGGCTTGCAATTTCTGATGAAGGCTCGGAAATGGCTTCCGATGAGGACCCAACCGCTTCTGAAGAAAGCCTGGCAGCTTCTGACAACAAGGGTCTGGTAACCCATGATGAGGTCCCAGCAGCTTCTGATGAGGGTTCAGCAACTGCCGCTCCTGATGATGACCTGGCAACATCTGTTCCTGATAAGGACCTGGCAACAGTTTTTCCCAGTGAGGACCAGGCAACAGCTTTTCCCAGTAAGGAACTAACAACTTTTCCTAGTAAAGTCCTAACAACAACTTTTCTTGATGAGGACCTGACAGCAGCTTTTCTTGAGGACCAAGCAATAACTTTTCCCAGTAATGAAAGTTCAGTAACCGATGTGAGTCCAGGGATTTCTAATGAAGGGCTTGCAATTTCTGATGAAGGCTTGGAAACAGCTTTCCATGAGGACCCAACCACTTCTGAAGAAAACCTAGCAGCTTCTGACAACAAGGGTCTGGTAACCCATGACGAGGTCCCAGCAGCTTCTGATGAGGGTTCAGCAACTGTTACTCCTGATGATGACCTGGCAACATCTGTTCCTAATAAGGACCTGGCAACAGTTTTCCACAATGAGGACCAGGCAACAGCTTTTCCCATTAAGGACCTAACAACAATTTTTCCTAGTAAGGACCTGGCAACAGCTTTTCCTGATGAGGACCTAGCAACAGTCTTTTCTGACGAAGATCTAGCAACAATCTTACTTGATGACAGCTTGGCAACAGCTTTTCCTGATGAGGACATGGCAATAACTTCCACTGATGAGGGTCTGACAGCAGCTTCTTCTAATGAGAGCCTGGCAGTAACTACTGATGAAGGCCTTGCAGCAGTTTCCCCTGATGACAGCCTGACAGCAGCTTCTCCTTATGAGGGCTTAGCAGCAACTTCTGATGACGGCCCAGTAATAGTTTCCAATGTTGGCATAACAACAGCTTCTCCTGAAGAGGGCCCAGCAGTAACTTCTGAAGAGGGGTTAGCAGCAACATTTGAAGCGGGTTCAACTACTATTTCTCCTGATGACTTTGCAACGGCTCCTGATAAGAACTTTGTAATAATTTCTGATGGCTCAACAGCGGATTCTGACAAGGACCCAGCAACGGCTTCTCTTGACAAGGGGGTCCCAGTAACAATTTCTCTTGACGAGGGCCCAACAACTGCTTCTTCAATTGAGAGTCTAGCAACAAGCCCAGCTAAGGAGGGTCTAGCAGCAGGATCTGGTGAGGACCTAGCTGAAGCTTCATACAATAAAAGTCCAGCAACAGGTTCCTCAGACATGGGCTTGGTAACTGCTTCCTCAGTTGAGGGCCTGACAGTAGCATCCTCTGATGAAGGTTTAACTGCAGCTTTCTCAGATGAGGGTCTTACATCAACCTTCTATGATGAAGGTTCAACATCAGCTTCCTTAACTGAGGACCTGACAACAGTTTCCATTGTTGAAACCTCGACAGTAGATGCCTTAGTTGAGGACCTGACAGTGGCTTCAACTGAAAGCTTGACTGAACCATCCTTTATCAAGTACCCAGTAATAGCTTCCTTGGACAAGGGATCTGCAGCAGCAGCTTTATCTGAGGACCTGACAACTTCCTTAAACAAGGGCCAGGCAACTTCTGATGAGGAGTCAACAACTAATGAGAGCCCAACAACTTCAAGCAATGGAGGCATTTTAGGGCTGAAGCAGACCTCTGTAATAGTTGATCAAGCAGACTTTGAAGGAAATGTGGATGATGTGGATTTGAtgatagaaaaaatgaaagaccAGTTCCTTACAAACTATTTGGTGAATGATTATCAGCTTCCACCTGAAATGGACAtagaatatgattatgataatgagcaTTATGGAGATGGGGGCCTGAATATCATGTTAGATAAAAATTCAGGAGAGGACAGTAAGATACCAGAGGCAGAAATGGGGAATGATGGCACAAAAAAAGTGGCACCAACTGAAGATGGTAATCCTCCAACCACAGATATGGATACAGATGAAGAGTCCATAACAAGTGTTGTAAATTTGACAGGAGACTTGTTTCTTGTTAGTGCTTCAAACGGTGCTTCAAACCATACAAATACTTCAGGTATTACTAGTGCCTTGGATATAACAAACAGCACATATCTTGCCAGTGGCTTGGATCCCACCAGCAGCTTGGACACTGGAAATGCCCTTGCCGAGCTTACTGTGGTGGACCCTGAGAGAGTGCAGGTGCATGGGAATCTGGTTATCATGGACCACTCTGAGGATCATATGGTTGGTGAGGAGGCTACAGTGAAGATTGGAAACCAAAGTGCTGTTACACCTCATCCACTAAATGCTGaggatgaaggaagtgatgatGAGCATGGGGAGGATTTGCTCATGAGTCTCATTGAGCCTGAAGTGGTAAATCTTGAATCAGGCAGTATATTGACACATGATCCAGTGGAAGGAACTGACCCTGACACCTTCTCTAACACCAATCTAGAAAGTATCCAGGATCTTGGTGATGGCATCCACTGGCTTATTTTGAGTGACAGTGCAGCAGTGGATGATGGAGCTGCCAGTTCTGTACTTACAGTTCCTCCTGAGATTATCATTACCTCTGGCATTGGCTTTGGCTCTAGTAGCACAGATCAATATGACCTTCCTGTAACAACTAAGCTTGAAAGCAGCACTGCACTGCCAAATGAAATCGGAATACTTGGAGAGGAGAATGACAGGGAGACATCAACACACAGTGATGTGCATGGAGGAGAAAATGTTAAGGAATCTCAAGAAGAAAGCATTCTAGGAATGGCTGTGGAGTTGGCTGGTGATGACATTACAGAGGTGGTTGGAGAAGGCAGTGTCAGGAGATGCAGCCAAAAAAGAGAACACAACAAAAGAAAGCACAGACACATTTACAGAGGTAGttga